In the genome of Phaeodactylum tricornutum CCAP 1055/1 chromosome 20, whole genome shotgun sequence, one region contains:
- a CDS encoding predicted protein: MSTSAHFKLSDFPHKVLDPIATLTVPPTYATIKRAQRQLMTNAAAIPTLNGGGAHGHMALTLTALAYADISDVPFVISVAPLANPPPGATQPQITENNRIHQRDADIDNLYVAVNNALRQQLLDAVPRIYVRALAHPMLEFSNVTCLDLLLHLWTKYGTIKPPELQKNFQSMYTPWNTTEPIESVFLQLDEAIAFSVDGNDPISEAAAVCAGYEVIAHLGLLPLDCKEWRKLPTAAHTLAHFQQHFSLADEDRRLTATTGSLGYANQKPAPYKRHMQEQGPWPWCQALDSGHLATFPELSSRQVRKYPPSSPAMVKGHLDQQRANLRSTKLPPVGSPIPTEPPAAAVPDLDPPDPPPPPVACTHHVFVAHQRVTGQIYTDQPGRFLTPSSAGHNNMLVLYDYNSNAIHVELMRNKSGPEILAAYKRAHALFTQRGLRPQLQRLDNEASTALQSFMTSEHVDFQLAPPPPHLHRRNAAERAIRTFKNHFIAGLCTTNPDFPLHLWDRLLPQALITLNLLCRSRINPKLSAHAQLHGAFDYKRTPLAPPGTRVLVHVKPAACKTWAPHAVEGWSASIILQATRARWLWPSGAT; the protein is encoded by the exons ATGTCGACCTCGGCTCATTTCAAACTgagcgactttcctcacaaagtccttgACCCGATTGCCACCCTCACCGTCCCACCGACCTACGCGACCATCAAGCGTGCCCAACGCCAGCTCATGACtaacgccgccgccattccCACACTCAATGGTGGTGGCGCCCACGGCCACATGGCCTTGACCCTGACCGCCCTTGCCTACGCCGACATCAGCGACGTCCCGTTCGTCATTTCCGTCGCCCCTCTGGCCAATCCGCCTCCCGGTGCCACGCAACCGCAAAtcaccgaaaacaaccgcATTCATCAACGCGACGCCGACATCGACAACCTTTATGTCGCCGTCAACAACGCGCTTCGCCAGCAACTTCTCGACGCGGTTCCCCGCATTTATGTCCGCGCCCTCGCCCATCCCATGTTAGAGTTTAGCAACGTCACGTGCCTTGACTTGCTCTTGCACCTCTGGACCAAATACGGTACCATCAAGCCCCCCGAGCtccagaaaaatttccagtccATGTACACCCCTTGGAACACAACCGAGCCGATTGAATCAGTTTTTCTCCAGCTTGACGAGGCCATCGCTTTCTCCGTTGACGGTAACGACCCCATCTcggaagctgctgctgtttgCGCAGGCTACGAAGTCATTGCGCACTTGGGCCTGCTCCCACTGGACTgcaaagaatggcgcaaATTGCCTACTGCTGCTCACACCCTTGCCCATTTCCAGCAGCACTTTTCCCTGGCCGACGAAGACCGGCGCCTCACGGCAACCACCGGTTCCCTTGGATATGCCAAC CAAAAACCGGCGCCATACAAGCGCCACatgcaagaacaaggccccTGGCCATGGTGCCAGGCCCTCGACTCCGGCCATCTTGCGACTTTTCCAGAACTTTCCTCCCGCCAGGTCCGCAAGTATCCACCTAGTTCccccgccatggtcaagggCCACCTTGACCAACAACGCGCGAACCTtcgctccaccaagcttccCCCTGTCGGTTCCCCCATCCCGACGGAACCACCTGCCGCCGCTGTGCCTGACCTTGACCCTCCcgaccccccccccccccccgtcGCATGCACacaccatgtctttgttgcCCACCAAAGGGTTACCGGTCAGATCTACACGGACCAACCGGGCCGTTTCCTCACTCCCTCCAGTGCCGGCCACAACAACATGCTTGTTCTTTACGATTACAATAGCAACGCCATCCATGTCGAACTCATGAGGAACAAGTCCGGACCCGAGATTCTGGCCGCCTACAAACGTGCTCACGCTCTGTTTACCCAGCGCGGCCTGCGTCCACAACTTCAGCGcctcgacaacgaagcctctaCCGCCCTCCAATCCTTCATGACCTCGGAACACGTCGACTTTCAGCTGGcacccccccccccccatcTGCACCGTCGTAATGCCGCCGAACGAGCCATACGCACCTTCAAGAATCACTTTATTGCTGGCCTCTGTACCACGAACCCGGATTTCCCCCTGCATCTTtgggaccgcctcctcccCCAGGCCCTCATTACCCTCAATCTTCTTTgtcgctcccgcatcaatcccaagTTGTCCGCCCACGCACAACTTCACGGTGCCTTTGACTACAAACGCACCCCGCTTGCTCCTCCCGG
- a CDS encoding predicted protein yields MSPQFAASLGWVLILLFVKARIVYAWLPHTSFHTRCSGSPRAWIPSITSLYSDASISSGTPQALKEDSDEYEYVEYDILREEDFAKSEWLIGTNWENRQNKIEETWVRLAITEDGKNLAVWGDKSEGKWNLDAASQFLSISKENIFGKRIWAGSVDDYYYVQGTVRGWTYWSAAEILGQWQAKRLGVDPEEAGEAPWFEDDGQPPIEGPN; encoded by the coding sequence ATGTCGCCACAATTTGCTGCATCACTCGGATGGGTTCTGATATTACTATTCGTGAAAGCAAGGATAGTATACGCTTGGCTTCCACACACTAGCTTTCACACCCGCTGTTCTGGCTCCCCGCGAGCGTGGATTCCGTCGATCACATCGCTGTATTCCGACGCCTCCATTTCCTCCGGCACACCACAGGCTTTAAAGGAGGATAGCGATGAGTACGAATATGTGGAGTATGATATCCTCCGAGAGGAAGATTTTGCAAAATCGGAGTGGCTCATTGGTACAAATTGGGAGAACCGCCAAAATAAAATCGAAGAGACGTGGGTTCGCCTCGCAATTACCGAAGATGGTAAGAATCTGGCCGTTTGGGGTGACAAGTCCGAAGGCAAGTGGAATCTCGATGCGGCGTCGCAGTTTCTGTCAATCAGTAAGGAAAATATATTTGGTAAACGCATTTGGGCAGGATCCGTGGATGATTATTACTATGTCCAAGGTACTGTACGTGGTTGGACCTATTGGAGCGCAGCCGAAATTTTGGGACAGTGGCAGGCCAAGCGTTTGGGCGTTGACCCTGAAGAAGCCGGTGAGGCTCCCTGGTTTGAAGACGATGGACAACCACCAATTGAGGGACCCAATTAA
- a CDS encoding predicted protein → MASLEIEPENELRFKLSEEEQTPRCTMTLTHPGGTDEALAFKVKTTQPRRYLVRPNQGLIKPGGSETIQILLVEKDKQALMQSFQRLGQSALDHSKDKFLVQSCAVSQQFASQYDDAGTGYDALSTMWTSVTAAGSRTTVSNKKLHVKHVVSDVSIPRSSTASPLRPHEPTSAQTLESMSPEQLLSEVATLRRKYDELVGFSVNLTAERDILNNTLEQAKRDLDREVKKSAFSDNKRNVRHGTISDTIPKRSLGSLVLVAILFFVAGLKLEQSGNSRILRHVPVVGRMLEGATTAKNVDSVTPAPE, encoded by the exons ATGGCGAGTCTTGAAATTGAACCCGAGAACGAACTACGGTTTAAATTGAGTGAAGAAGAACAGACTCCGCGATGTACCATGACTCTTACCCATCCGGGCGGTACAGACGAAGCTCTGGCCTTTAAG GTGAAAACCACGCAGCCCAGGCGATACCTGGTTCGTCCCAATCAAGGTCTGATCAAACCGGGAGGTAGCGAAACCATTCAAATTCTActcgtcgaaaaagacaaacaagCCCTGATGCAATCCTTCCAGCGTCTAGGTCAATCGGCACTGGATCATTCGAAAGACAAATTTCTCGTGCAGTCTTGCGCGGTATCGCAGCAGTTCGCTTCTCAGTACGATGATGCCGGCACGGGATACGATGCACTGAGCACTATGTGGACCTCGGTCACCGCTGCCGGTTCGCGCACCACAGTTTCTAACAAAAAGCTTCACGTCAAGCATGTGGTGAGCGATGTATCAATCCCTCGATCGAGCACGGCATCGCCCTTACGTCCGCATGAACCTACTTCAGCCCAAACGCTGGAATCCATGTCCCCCGAACAACTTTTGAGCGAGGTTGCTACCCTCCGTCGCAAGTACGACGAACTTGTTGGATTTTCCGTGAATCTCACTGCTGAACGAGACATTCTCAACAATACTCTGGAACAAGCAAAGCGAGACTTGGATCGCGAAGTAAAAAAGTCTGCCTTCAGTGACAATAAACGCAACGTGCGACATGGTACAATCTCGGATACGATTCCGAAGCGGTCTCTGGGATCGTTGGTGCTAGTGGCAATACTTTTCTTCGTGGCCGGTCTCAAGCTAGAGCAAAGCGGAAATTCACGAATTCTTCGTCATGTTCCAGTTGTTGGCAGAATGCTGGAGGGTGCCACAACTGCCAAAAATGTTGACTCGGTCACACCAGCACCCGAA
- a CDS encoding predicted protein has translation MITTTETVASPEPASFLTTSGALTATPQNEECIKKRSPAEAAAAARRKRRRALVRRTHSPKNVPTRHCGSSSPLSPNRKPTLIQATVEGIREISVRWTRGDTVAIPTEYPGEWSERIRRLQGSDLCRCPHVLVPSSLDVPFLKKMLPPRPYAMRGKDGVANSVHAFSESQQVLQRLATRIWPGPVNIHVAVVDENADCSGLYSSRDGKKYLTLRSPGHPLAVKALLEQVRVDDSSVLVGLPLYHDSGAPCTAAMNVASRLFEEHDENNSRPWPSAVLNGEERREIFAVPTCEHGRVWPISLWIDASRRLVTIRGQDPGVNSTTMPLSPQNVMSSLYSTSHRRNSGLSDKSMKELLIQAVVRKWKVVEELT, from the exons ATGATTACTACGACGGAAACCGTAGCATCACCTGAGCCAGCGTCTTTCCTAACTACCTCTGGAGCTTTGACAGCGACACCTCAGAACGAGGAATGCATCAAGAAGCGGTCACCTGCCGAAGCAGCGGCAGCAGCGAGACGAAAAAGGCGACGGGCTTTGGTCAGACGGACGCATTCTCCGAAGAACGTC CCCACTAGACATTGCGGATCCTCCAGTCCACTTTCGCCGAATCGGAAACCAACGTTAATTCAAGCTACAGTCGAAGGGATCCGAGAGATTTCCGTCCGATGGACCCGGGGAGACACAGTGGCAATTCCAACCGAAT ATCCGGGGGAGTGGTCGGAGCGGATACGAAGGTTGCAGGGATCTGACTTGTGCCGTTGCCCCCACGTCTTGGTGCCATCATCGTTGGATGTTCCCTTTCTAAAAAAAATGCTCCCACCTAGACCATACGCTATGCGTGGAAAAGATGGTGTTGCAAACTCTGTACACGCGTTCTCGGAATCACAACAAGTCCTGCAACGCCTAGCGACACGCATTTGGCCCGGCCCGGTCAACATACATGTAGCTGTGGTCGACGAAAACGCTGATTGTTCTGGTCTATACAGTAGTAGAGACGGGAAAAAGTATTTGACCTTGCGTTCTCCTGGCCACCCCTTGGCCGTCAAGGCCTTGCTGGAGCAAGTTCGGGTAGACGATAGTTCTGTGTTGGTGGGTCTTCCTCTTTACCATGACAGTGGAGCACCGTGTACAGCCGCAATGAATGTTGCTTCGCGCTTATTTGAAGAACATGACGAAAATAACAGTCGGCCATGGCCATCGGCTGTCTTAAACGGCGAGGAGCGACGGGAAATTTTTGCAGTTCCGACGTGCGAGCACGGACGGGTGTGGCCAATCAGTCTTTGGATTGACGCCTCACGGCGATTGGTTACAATCCGGGGACAAGATCCGGGCGTCAATTCGACAACAATGCCTTTGAGTCCACAAAACGTCATGAGCTCTCTTTACAGCACCTCACATAGACGAAACAGCGGCTTGTCGGACAAGTCCATGAAAGAATTGTTGATACAAGCTGTGGTGCGAAAATGGAAAGTTGTGGAGGAATTGACGTGA
- a CDS encoding predicted protein — MSGFGGRGRGRGGGRSPGGRGRGGGRGGFSPGGRGGFGGRDGGRGGRGGGRGGRGGGRREGGMRPGGMKGGTKVIVEPHRHEGVFVAKGKEDALVTLNSTPGVAVYGEKRISVEVPPATGETVATKVEYRVWNPFRSKIAAAILGGVENIWIKPGYKVLYIGAAAGTSVSHVSDIVGPTGAVYAVEFSHRPGRDLLGVAKQRTNIIPIIEDARHPLKYRMLIGMVDSVFADVAQPDQARIVALNSHYFLKNGGHAVIAIKASCIDSTAAPEAVFQREVEKLRSENFKPIEQVTLEPYERDHAVVVAEYRPKKKKSKE; from the exons ATGAGCGGTTTCGGTGGCAGAGGTCGCGGCCGTGGAGGGGGTCGTTCCCCTGGGGGGCGCGGACGTGGCGGTGGACGCGGAGGCTTTTCTCCtggtggacgtggtggaTTCGGTGGTAGAGACGGGGGACGCGGGGGCCGTGGAGGTGGTCGCGGTGGGCGTGGTGGAGGGAGACGCGAGGGAGGTATGCGTCCTGGCGGAATGAAAGGAGGTACCAAAGTTATTGTCGAACCGCATCGCCACGAAGGAGTCTTCGTCGCCAAGGGCAAAGAAGATGCTCTGGTAACACTGAACAGCACTCCTGGTGTTGCTGTTTATGGAGAAAAGCGAATCAGCGTCGAAGTACCTCCTGCTACGGGTGAAACAGTTGCCACCAAGGTCGAATATCGAGTCTGGAACCCTTTCCGATCCAAAA TTGCCGCCGCCATCTTAGGAGGCGTGGAgaatatttggatcaagcCTGGATACAAGGTGCTCTATATTGGTGCTGCCGCTGGAACTAGTGTGTCACACGTGTCAGACATTGTTGGACCCACTGGTGCTGTCTACGCTGTTGAATTTAGTCACCGTCCGGGACGAGACCTCCTGGGAGTTGCTAAACAAAGGACAAACATCATACCTATCATCGAGGATGCTCGGCATCCGCTCAAATACCGGATGTTGATCGGGATGGTTGATTCTGTTTTCGCTGATGTTGCCCAACCAGATCAAGCTCGTATTGTTGCTTTGAACTCACACTACTTTTTGAAGAATGGTGGACATGCAGTGATCGCCATCAAGGCATCTTGCATTGACAGTACTGCCGCACCCGAGGCTGTCTTTCAAAGGGAAGTGGAGAAACTGCGATCGGAAAACTTCAAGCCGATTGAACAAGTTACCCTGGAGCCGTATGAACGAGATcatgctgttgttgttgcagaaTACAGACctaagaaaaagaagagcaaaGAGTAG
- a CDS encoding predicted protein: protein MSLLRPLPLAPKKRPSFLYFPRDENTIRFDETYGNLSTSKKATCESSTPKFSKTLLNPTSMPNEIKMGNTTKSSYQSIVISDELKTTEIHAIKRNQEQIRNGVFDVSVIESGYSSQNPYSSPSNEQDDLLTQCFRLLGFDCNPLVVNEGGRNSASADLRLAMLSNFSTAYNTVSISLALAILRNVRPVTKTSNQAFCSSALIGGMIVGQLLGGTIGDVVGRHRAMSLVMLLQIVAAIGSALSCSLLMCGREIDLYHTLTGCGGVYPLAATMTAESTHCSQKRAKLVALTFSMQGFGYLAVPLIAWLLVAVLGEGSNISWRVLLALGCAPGIVLSIARTQRTHSLQKRPIRTNDFSSTARPRTAPVSIQDAVMKEPDLFRKLLGTSGCWFLFDVMFYGNTIFQPVVLSAAFGPAETVSKVAQDTLLINAMAFPGYLASIVLIGRQSPKFVQAQGFLLMGFIYTAIGSFFGELAGNHCLLLGGYGASFFFSNYGPNSTTYMLPSVTFSQACRSTLNGFCAACGKVGALLGALCFIPILHVFGEAWVMFACAAIAFTGFVLTLLFVNEETDSSESLKDTADHLCCSTFEDQQGMGNESIDLIVTHDRNLPLKVVFSRPSLFDYYDD from the exons ATG TCACTGCTTCGTCCCCTGCCGTTGGCTCCCAAAAAGCGGCCATCATTTCTGTACTTTCCGCGCGACGAAAACACGATACGATTTGACGAGACTTACGGGAATCTCTCGACGTCAAAAAAAGCCACGTGCGAATCTTCAACGCCGAAG TTTAGCAAGACTCTTTTGAACCCAACCAGTATGCCGAACGAGATCAAAATGGGCAATACAACCAAATCTTCCTACCAGTCCATCGTGATTAGCGATGAATTAAAGACGACAGAGATCCATGCTATAAAACGAAATCAAGAACAGATACGCAACGGAGTTTTCGACGTGAGCGTAATTGAAAGCGGATACAGCAGTCAGAATCCGTACAGTTCACCGAGTAACGAGCAAGACGATCTACTTACACAGTGCTTCAGGTTGTTGGGGTTCGATTGCAACCCACTCGTCGTAAATGAAGGCGGAAGAAATTCGGCGTCGGCAGATCTTCGCTTGGCTATGCTGTCAAACTTCTCTACAGCCTATAACACTGTAAGCATCAGTCTCGCCTTGGCAATCTTACGGAACGTTCGTCCAGTAACTAAAACGAGCAACCAAGCGTTTTGCTCTTCGGCACTTATTGGAGGTATGATTGTTGGGCAATTACTTGGCGGCACTATAGGAGATGTAGTGGGACGGCATAGAGCAATGAGTCTTGTCATGCTCCTTCAAATTGTAGCAGCGATAGGTTCAGCACTCTCGTGTTCGTTGTTGATGTGTGGTCGTGAAATTGATCTGTATCATACGTTGACGG GCTGTGGTGGAGTTTATCCTTTGGCGGCTACCATGACGGCAGAATCCACCCATTGCTCGCAGAAACGCGCCAAGCTAGTAGCACTAACTTTTTCCATGCAGGGTTTTGGGTACTTGGCTGTGCCTTTAATAGCGTGGCTACTGGTCGCCGTTCTCGGGGAAGGTTCGAACATTTCTTGGCGGGTCCTACTCGCTCTTGGCTGTGCCCCAGGTATTGTGCTATCGATTGCGCGAACGCAGCGAACACATTCTCTACAAAAGAGACCAATAAGAACGAACGATTTCTCATCGACGGCACGTCCACGAACCGCTCCTGTTTCGATACAAGATGCAGTTATGAAGGAACCCGATCTGTTCAGGAAACTTCTTGGAACCAGCGGATGCTGGTTTCTTTTTGATGTGATGTTTTACGGCAACACGATTTTTCAGCCTGTTGTCTTGTCTGCCGCCTTCGGACCCGCTGAAACTGTATCAAAAGTAGCGCAAGATACACTGTTGATCAATGCCATGGCATTTCCAGGTTATCTCGCAAGCATTGTTTTGATCGGGCGCCAAAGTCCAAAATTTGTTCAAGCTCAAGGATTTTTGCTAATGGGTTTCATTTACACAGCAATCGGCTCCTTCTTTGGTGAACTAGCCGGGAATCATTGTCTACTCCTAGGGGGATATGGGgcatcctttttcttttccaattaCGGACCCAACTCAACG ACCTACATGCTTCCATCCGTCACGTTCTCCCAAGCATGTAGATCAACTCTCAACGGTTTTTGCGCTGCTTGTGGTAAGGTTGGTGCACTGTTAGGGGCACTCTGCTTCATCCCGATTTTACATGTCTTTGGTGAGGCCTGGGTCATGTTTGCTTGTGCCGCAATTGCTTTCACTGGCTTTGTTTTGACGCTTCTTTTCGTAAACGAAGAGACAGATTCGTCCGAATCCCTGAAAGACACAGCAGATCATCTTTGTTGCTCCACTTTTGAAGACCAGCAAGGAATGGGGAACGAATCAATAGATTTGATTGTGACCCACGATCGCAATTTACCTCTGAAAGTCGTGTTCAGCCGGCCCTCGCTCTTTGACTACTACgatgattga